The following proteins come from a genomic window of Sorghum bicolor cultivar BTx623 chromosome 3, Sorghum_bicolor_NCBIv3, whole genome shotgun sequence:
- the LOC8073331 gene encoding AP2/ERF and B3 domain-containing protein Os01g0141000 yields MGIESMSPTAAPAEDSSSSSSRFSAASTATTESGAAQPRAASAAPGGGAVVVGRDASLADEQAVTSQPLAASTAAAVAQGSSRFKGVVPQPNGRWGAQIYERHARVWLGTFADEEAAARAYDVAALRYRGREAATNFPGAGASAPELTFLAAHSKAEIVDMLRKHTYADELRQGLRRGRGMGARAQPTPAWARSLLFEKAVTPSDVGKLNRLVVPKQHAEKHFPLKRAPEASAAAATTGKGVLLNFEDGEGKVWRFRYSYWNSSQSYVLTKGWSRFVREKGLRAGDTIVFSHSTYSSEKQLFIDCKKTKTTTVATTDGAPVPAPAEKKPSEARVVRLFGVDIAGDGCQKRARPVEIAFEHGPQQELLKKKQCVGVAHHRSPALGAFLL; encoded by the coding sequence ATGGGTATCGAGAGCATGAGCcccacggcggcgccggcggaggattcctcctcctcctcctcgcgctTCTCCGCCGCGTCCACAGCCACCACGGAGTCCGGCGCCGCGCAGCCACGGGCTGCTTCTGCAGCACCGGGCGGCGGCGCGGTCGTTGTCGGCCGGGACGCCTCTCTGGCGGACGAGCAGGCCGTGACGTCGCAGCCGTTGGCGGCGTCGACGGCAGCGGCCGTGGCGCAGGGATCTTCGCGGTTCAAGGGGGTCGTGCCGCAGCCCAACGGGCGGTGGGGCGCGCAGATCTACGAGCGCCACGCGCGGGTGTGGCTCGGCACGTTCGCCGACGAGGAAGCCGCGGCGCGCGCCTACGACGTGGCCGCGCTCCGCTACCGCGGCCGCGAGGCCGCCACCAACTTCCCGGGCGCCGGGGCGTCGGCGCCCGAGCTCACCTTCCTGGCGGCGCACTCAAAGGCGGAGATCGTCGACATGCTACGGAAGCACACCTACGCCGACGAGCTCCGCCAGGGCCTGCGGCGAGGGCGCGGCATGGGCGCCCGCGCGCAGCCCACGCCGGCATGGGCGCGCTCGCTGCTGTTCGAGAAGGCGGTCACGCCCAGCGACGTCGGCAAGCTCAACCGCCTCGTGGTCCCCAAGCAGCACGCCGAGAAGCACTTCCCGCTGAAGCGCGCGCCGGAggcatcggcggcggcggccaccacAGGCAAGGGCGTGCTCCTCAACTTCGAGGACGGCGAGGGCAAGGTGTGGCGGTTCCGGTACTCGTACTGGAACAGCAGCCAGAGCTACGTGCTCACCAAGGGCTGGAGCCGCTTCGTCAGGGAGAAGGGCCTCCGAGCCGGGGACACCATCGTCTTCTCCCACTCCACGTACAGCTCGGAGAAGCAGCTCTTCATCGACTGCAAGAAGACCAAGACGACGACGGTCGCCACCACCGACGGGGCGCCGGTGCCGGCACCAGCGGAGAAGAAACCGAGTGAAGCCCGTGTAGTCAGGCTGTTCGGCGTCGACATCGCCGGAGACGGGTGCCAGAAGCGCGCACGGCCGGTGGAGATTGCGTTCGAGCATGGGCCGCAGcaggagttgttgaagaagaagCAATGCGTGGGCGTGGCTCATCACCGCTCTCCTGCCCTAGGTGCCTTCTTGTTATAG